Proteins encoded by one window of Nocardia goodfellowii:
- a CDS encoding replicative DNA helicase, whose translation MAVVDDRGHTSEFPPEPPGEDFGRQPPHDMAAEQSVLGGMLLSKDAIADVVEVLRPGDFYRPAHQAIYDTILDLYGRGEPADPVTVSAGLDRRGELKRIGGPPYLVTLTQTVPTAANAGFYAEIVAEKSILRRLVEAGTRIVQYGYAGADGQDIAEVVDRAQAEVYEVTERRTTEDFMPLEELLQPTMDEIDSIASRGGISLGVPTGFTELDEITNGLHPGQMIIVAARPGVGKALALDTPLPTPTGWTTMGQVRVGDELLDAHGRPTRVVAATEVMHDRPCYEVEFSDGTVLVADEQHQWLTESGLHLANRVAVRTTGDIAHTVRGLDGGLNHLVAGSAHSDPRHIVDVRKIDSLPVRCVEVDNPEHLYLAGESHVPTHNSTLGMDFMRSCSIKHGLASVIFSLEMSRTEIVMRLLSAEAKIKLGDMRSGRMSDDDWTKLARRMSEISEAPLFVDDSPNLTMMEIRAKARRLKQRHDLKLVVVDYLQLMSSGKKVESRQQEVSEFSRHLKLLAKELEVPVIAISQLNRGPEQRTDKRPMVSDLRESGCLPASTRILRADNGAEVTLGELLTSGEQPLVWSLDERMRMVARPMVKVFPSGRKEVFKLRLASGREVEATGNHPFLTVDGWIALENLAVGDRLATPRLVPEPVRTASMDDSEVILLAHMIGDGSCVKRQPIRYASIDEANLAAVAAAAEHFGVTAVRDEYAAARVTTLRLRAPYQLTHGKRNPIASWLDELGLFGLRSYEKFVPQQVFSLPTRQVALFLNHLWATDGSVRWDAKGRQARVYYASTSRRLIDDVAQLLLRVGVHGRIKRVIKAGYRDSWHLTIDGAENQTTFLRDVGVNGARGEAAEIVLRELAPIVSNTNVDTVPKEVWSQVRTLLATKQMTHRDFSAAMGSRFCGSAMWKRSPSRARLARVAAVLDDADIEMLATNDVFWDRVVEITSLGEQDVYDGTVPGTNNFVAQGIAVHNSLEQDADMVILLHRPDAFERDDPRGGEADLILGKHRNGPTATITVAHQLHLSRFVDMARG comes from the coding sequence GTGGCAGTCGTCGATGACCGCGGGCACACCTCGGAATTCCCGCCCGAACCACCCGGCGAAGATTTCGGCCGCCAGCCCCCGCACGACATGGCGGCCGAGCAGTCGGTACTCGGCGGCATGCTGTTGTCCAAGGACGCCATCGCCGACGTCGTCGAAGTGCTGCGCCCGGGAGATTTCTATCGGCCCGCGCACCAAGCCATCTACGACACCATCCTCGATCTGTACGGCCGTGGCGAACCCGCCGACCCGGTCACCGTTTCCGCCGGCCTGGATCGCCGCGGCGAGCTCAAACGCATCGGCGGCCCGCCCTATCTGGTCACCCTGACCCAGACCGTCCCCACCGCCGCCAACGCCGGCTTCTACGCCGAAATCGTTGCGGAGAAATCCATCCTGCGCCGCCTCGTCGAAGCGGGCACCCGCATCGTGCAATACGGCTACGCCGGCGCCGACGGCCAGGACATCGCCGAAGTCGTCGACCGCGCCCAAGCCGAGGTCTACGAAGTCACCGAACGCCGCACCACCGAAGATTTCATGCCCCTGGAGGAACTCCTCCAGCCCACCATGGACGAAATCGACTCCATCGCCTCCCGCGGCGGCATCTCCCTCGGCGTCCCCACCGGCTTCACCGAACTCGACGAGATCACCAACGGCCTGCACCCCGGCCAGATGATCATCGTCGCGGCCCGTCCCGGTGTGGGTAAGGCGCTCGCCCTCGACACCCCGCTGCCGACACCGACCGGCTGGACCACCATGGGCCAGGTCCGCGTCGGCGACGAGCTCCTCGACGCCCACGGCCGCCCCACCCGCGTCGTCGCCGCCACCGAGGTAATGCACGACCGCCCGTGCTACGAGGTCGAATTCTCCGACGGCACAGTTCTTGTCGCCGATGAGCAGCATCAGTGGCTCACCGAGTCGGGCCTGCACCTGGCGAACCGCGTCGCTGTGCGGACCACCGGCGACATCGCCCACACCGTGCGTGGCCTCGATGGTGGTCTCAACCACCTAGTGGCCGGATCCGCGCACTCCGACCCTCGTCACATAGTGGATGTCCGTAAGATCGACAGCTTGCCAGTGCGGTGCGTCGAGGTAGACAACCCTGAGCACCTCTATCTCGCCGGCGAATCGCATGTGCCCACGCACAACTCGACACTCGGCATGGATTTCATGCGCAGTTGCTCGATCAAGCACGGTCTCGCCAGCGTCATCTTCTCGTTGGAAATGAGCCGCACAGAAATCGTCATGCGTCTGCTTTCCGCAGAGGCGAAGATAAAACTGGGTGACATGCGTTCCGGCCGGATGAGCGATGACGACTGGACGAAGCTGGCGCGCCGGATGAGTGAGATCAGCGAAGCCCCGCTCTTCGTCGACGATTCGCCGAATCTGACCATGATGGAGATTCGCGCCAAGGCGCGTCGGCTCAAGCAGCGTCACGACTTGAAACTCGTCGTCGTGGATTACCTCCAGCTGATGAGCTCTGGCAAGAAGGTCGAATCCCGTCAGCAGGAAGTCTCGGAATTCTCGCGTCACCTCAAGCTGCTGGCCAAGGAACTCGAGGTTCCGGTCATCGCGATCTCGCAGCTGAACCGTGGACCCGAACAGCGAACCGACAAGCGGCCCATGGTCTCCGATCTCCGTGAATCCGGCTGCCTTCCGGCATCCACACGCATTCTGCGCGCCGACAACGGTGCCGAGGTCACCCTCGGTGAACTACTTACCAGCGGTGAACAGCCCCTCGTGTGGTCGTTGGACGAGCGAATGCGAATGGTTGCCCGGCCGATGGTGAAGGTCTTCCCGAGCGGTCGTAAGGAAGTCTTCAAGCTGCGGCTGGCCTCTGGACGTGAAGTAGAAGCCACCGGCAACCATCCGTTCCTCACTGTTGACGGCTGGATCGCGCTGGAAAATCTTGCGGTCGGTGACCGCCTCGCCACACCGCGCTTGGTTCCCGAACCAGTGCGGACCGCGTCAATGGACGACTCCGAAGTCATTTTGCTGGCGCACATGATCGGTGACGGTTCCTGTGTGAAGCGTCAGCCGATCCGTTACGCCAGCATCGACGAAGCGAACCTCGCCGCAGTCGCCGCTGCCGCAGAGCACTTCGGCGTCACCGCGGTCCGCGACGAGTACGCCGCCGCTCGGGTCACCACGCTCCGCCTGCGGGCGCCTTATCAACTTACCCACGGCAAGCGGAACCCCATCGCATCATGGCTCGACGAGCTCGGCCTTTTCGGTCTGCGGAGCTACGAGAAGTTCGTTCCGCAACAGGTGTTTTCGCTGCCGACCCGTCAGGTAGCACTGTTCCTGAATCATCTTTGGGCTACGGATGGTTCCGTGCGCTGGGACGCGAAGGGGCGCCAGGCCCGGGTCTACTACGCCTCGACCAGTCGTCGCCTGATCGACGACGTGGCGCAGTTGCTGTTGCGCGTCGGCGTCCATGGGCGGATCAAGCGTGTGATCAAGGCCGGATACCGTGACAGCTGGCACCTCACCATCGACGGTGCGGAGAACCAGACAACTTTCCTCCGTGATGTGGGAGTAAACGGCGCTCGCGGTGAGGCAGCCGAAATCGTGCTGCGAGAACTCGCTCCGATCGTGTCCAATACCAACGTGGACACTGTCCCCAAGGAAGTCTGGTCCCAGGTCAGGACCCTCCTCGCCACCAAACAGATGACCCACCGCGACTTTTCGGCGGCCATGGGCTCCCGTTTCTGTGGGTCGGCCATGTGGAAGCGCTCCCCTAGCCGCGCCCGCCTCGCCCGAGTGGCTGCTGTCCTCGACGACGCGGATATCGAAATGCTCGCCACCAACGATGTCTTCTGGGACCGGGTCGTCGAGATCACCAGTCTGGGCGAGCAGGACGTCTACGACGGAACCGTGCCAGGCACGAACAACTTTGTGGCCCAAGGGATTGCAGTACACAACAGCCTCGAACAAGATGCCGATATGGTTATCCTTTTGCACCGCCCCGACGCCTTCGAGCGGGACGACCCCCGCGGCGGTGAAGCCGACCTGATTCTCGGAAAGCACCGTAACGGCCCCACCGCCACCATCACCGTCGCGCACCAGCTGCATTTGAGCCGGTTCGTGGATATGGCCCGCGGCTGA
- the rplI gene encoding 50S ribosomal protein L9 translates to MKLILTADVDNLGAPGDTVEVKDGYGRNFLLPRGLAIVASRGAEKQVEGIRRAQDARKVRDLDHANELKQAIEGLESVSLSVKTAGTGKLFGSVTQADVAAAIKAAGGPVVDKRSIELPKSHIKSVGKHGVVVHLHPDVVAKFDLQVAAN, encoded by the coding sequence ATGAAGCTCATTCTTACTGCTGATGTGGACAACCTCGGTGCGCCCGGCGACACGGTCGAGGTCAAGGACGGCTACGGCCGTAACTTCCTGCTGCCGCGCGGCCTGGCCATCGTGGCCAGCCGTGGCGCCGAGAAGCAGGTCGAGGGCATCCGCCGGGCGCAGGACGCCCGTAAGGTGCGCGACCTGGATCATGCCAACGAGCTGAAGCAGGCCATCGAGGGCCTGGAGTCGGTCTCGCTGAGCGTGAAGACGGCCGGCACCGGCAAGCTCTTCGGTTCGGTCACCCAGGCGGATGTCGCCGCGGCCATCAAGGCCGCCGGCGGCCCGGTGGTCGACAAGCGCAGCATCGAGCTGCCGAAGTCGCACATCAAGAGCGTTGGCAAGCACGGCGTCGTGGTGCACCTGCACCCCGACGTGGTGGCCAAGTTCGACCTGCAGGTCGCGGCCAACTGA
- the rpsF gene encoding 30S ribosomal protein S6, producing MRHYEVMVILDPSLDERTVSPTLDNMLNVVKTEGGKVDKVDIWGRRRLAYEISKQAEGIYAVVDLTATPATVSELDRQLGLNESVLRTKVLRHGK from the coding sequence GTGCGTCATTACGAAGTGATGGTTATCCTCGACCCGAGCCTGGACGAGCGCACTGTTAGTCCGACACTGGACAACATGCTGAACGTCGTCAAGACCGAAGGCGGCAAGGTCGACAAGGTCGACATCTGGGGCCGTCGCCGGCTCGCCTATGAAATCTCCAAGCAGGCCGAAGGCATCTACGCGGTGGTCGATCTGACCGCCACCCCCGCCACGGTGAGCGAGCTCGACCGCCAGCTGGGTCTGAACGAGTCGGTGCTGCGCACCAAGGTTCTGCGCCACGGCAAGTGA
- a CDS encoding single-stranded DNA-binding protein: MAGDTVITVIGNLTADPELRFTPAGAAVANFTVASTPRVFDRNSNEWKDGEALFLRCNIWREAAENVAESLTRGSRVIVSGRLKQRSYETREGEKRTVVELEVDEVGPSLRYATAKVNKANRGGGGGGGFGGGSGGGGGNNFAASSSGSGGGGGRSGGAEDDPWGSAPAAGSFGGGGRVDDEPPF, from the coding sequence ATGGCAGGCGACACGGTCATCACCGTCATCGGAAACTTGACGGCTGACCCCGAGCTTCGATTCACGCCCGCGGGGGCGGCGGTGGCCAATTTCACCGTCGCGTCGACTCCCCGTGTGTTCGACCGTAATTCGAATGAATGGAAAGACGGCGAAGCGCTTTTCCTGCGCTGCAACATCTGGCGCGAAGCTGCGGAAAATGTCGCCGAATCGCTGACCCGAGGCTCGCGCGTAATCGTGAGCGGACGACTGAAGCAGCGCTCCTACGAAACCCGCGAGGGTGAGAAGCGCACGGTCGTCGAACTCGAGGTCGACGAGGTCGGTCCCTCGCTGCGCTATGCCACCGCGAAGGTCAACAAGGCCAATCGCGGTGGTGGCGGCGGAGGCGGCTTCGGCGGCGGCAGTGGCGGCGGCGGGGGCAACAACTTCGCCGCGTCCTCCTCCGGTTCCGGTGGTGGTGGCGGTCGTTCCGGCGGCGCCGAGGACGACCCCTGGGGCAGTGCGCCCGCGGCCGGCTCCTTCGGGGGCGGCGGCCGCGTTGATGACGAACCGCCGTTCTAA
- the rpsR gene encoding 30S ribosomal protein S18, whose product MPKAPAREKVLKKKACTFCKEAKSGTVKIDYKDTTLLRKYVSDRGKIRARRVTGNCVQHQRDVAVAVKNSREVALLPYVSTAR is encoded by the coding sequence ATGCCTAAAGCGCCCGCGCGCGAAAAGGTGCTGAAGAAGAAGGCTTGCACTTTCTGCAAGGAAGCCAAGTCCGGCACCGTCAAGATCGACTACAAAGACACCACGCTGCTGCGTAAGTACGTCAGTGATCGCGGCAAGATCCGCGCTCGCCGGGTCACCGGTAACTGCGTGCAGCACCAGCGCGATGTCGCCGTTGCCGTCAAGAACAGCCGTGAGGTGGCCCTGCTGCCTTACGTCTCCACGGCTCGCTGA
- a CDS encoding DUF389 domain-containing protein encodes MLHIRVNAPAAMTDAVIKIFDEDDAVTGLSVLRGASVKPPGDLVLADVAREAGNDVITRLRELGVHREGTVEVDAVRTWLSRSGFDAEVRTPGSSSDAVVWADVAQRSYEETELNWTYLSFMTLATVIASIAIVLDSQVLLIGAMVLGPEFGAIAALGVALVRRRFTLLGLALRTLLIGFAVSITVTFVLALIGRGLGWITVDDVIGPRPSTAFIYTPDKWSFIVAVVAAMAGVLALTSAKATGMAGVFISVTTVPASGNIALGAVFGVSEAVWGSSLQLVVNLTGMAVAGWATLAFQQAVWHRMSLRRAKALHKPYRML; translated from the coding sequence ATGTTGCACATCCGGGTCAACGCGCCGGCCGCGATGACCGATGCAGTGATCAAGATCTTCGACGAGGACGACGCCGTCACCGGACTGTCGGTACTTCGTGGCGCATCGGTGAAACCGCCCGGTGATCTGGTGCTCGCCGATGTTGCCCGGGAGGCGGGCAATGACGTGATCACTCGTTTACGCGAGCTCGGCGTGCACCGCGAGGGCACCGTCGAGGTCGACGCGGTGCGAACCTGGCTCTCCCGCAGCGGTTTCGACGCCGAGGTCCGCACGCCGGGCAGTAGCTCCGACGCGGTGGTGTGGGCCGATGTGGCCCAGCGCTCGTACGAGGAAACCGAGCTGAACTGGACCTACCTGAGTTTCATGACCCTGGCTACCGTGATCGCCTCGATCGCGATAGTCCTGGATTCGCAGGTGTTGTTGATCGGCGCGATGGTGCTCGGCCCCGAATTCGGCGCCATCGCCGCGCTGGGGGTCGCCCTGGTGCGCCGGCGCTTCACGCTGTTGGGCCTGGCGTTGCGGACCCTGCTGATCGGGTTCGCCGTCTCGATCACCGTCACCTTCGTGCTGGCGCTCATCGGGCGCGGATTGGGTTGGATCACCGTCGATGACGTGATCGGCCCGCGCCCGAGTACAGCGTTCATCTACACGCCCGACAAGTGGTCGTTCATCGTCGCGGTGGTGGCGGCGATGGCGGGTGTGCTGGCACTGACGTCAGCCAAGGCGACCGGCATGGCCGGTGTCTTCATCTCGGTGACCACCGTGCCCGCTTCCGGCAATATCGCCCTGGGCGCGGTTTTCGGTGTAAGCGAGGCGGTGTGGGGGTCGAGCTTGCAACTGGTGGTGAATCTGACCGGTATGGCGGTCGCGGGCTGGGCCACCTTGGCGTTCCAGCAGGCCGTCTGGCATCGAATGTCGCTGCGCCGCGCGAAAGCCCTGCACAAGCCGTACCGCATGCTGTGA